CTGATGTAAATAAGAATCTGTTTATTCTTCCGGGTGGTACTGTTCCTCCTAATCCGACAGAATTGTTAGCCCGTAACGGTTTGGACAGAGCGATAGAAACTTTGAAGAAGAACTTCGATTATGTCATCCTTGATACTGCTCCTATCGGCATGGTGACGGATACCTTATTAATAGGTCGTGTAGCAGACTTGTCAGTTTATGTATGCCGTGCTGACTACACTCATAAGGCGGAATATACATTGATCAATGAACTGTCTTTTGAGAAGAAGCTGCCTAATCTTTGTACTGTCATTAACGGCGTAGACCTGAAGAAGCGAAAATACGGTTATTACTACGGCTACGGTAAGTATGGCAAGCATTATGGATATGGTAAACGTTATGGTTACGGCTATGGATATGGTCAGACCAAAAGTGAAAGAAAAGACTAGTAAATTTGAAATAAAATATGAAAAAAGCGTAGGAAATGGGTGAATAATTTTGTATCTTTATTGCTTATAAACCAAGCATAAAGATACAATGAATCAACCTGATTTTGTAGTGAAATGCTACAATAAACAAGACTTAGCCCAAATGTATTTCCCTGATATAACTGTTCGCGCTTCAGTAAATAAACTTCGTCGCTGGATGCGTAGATGTCAACCATTAATGGATGAGATACTTTCTACGGATTTTCATCCGAAAACGAAAGCTTTTTCTGTGCGGGAAGTAAGGTTAATCACCTACTATTTGGGTAAGCCGGGAGATTTGTAACCCCAAATCTTTTTTATTCATTCAACAAAAAAACTACGGGAGGCAGCACTTTCGCCATCTCCCGTAGTTTTTTTATAATCCTGAATATTCTTTTCTCGGATCGTAGCAAGGACATGCCTTGTGGATCGTAGCGCTCAGCTGATAATGTCCTGCTATCTGCGCCTCCGGATACTGATGCTTGAGAATCGTCAACAGATCGAGCAGAGCAAAGCGTTGTGCCGTAGTTCTCGTATCCGCCGGTCTGCCATTTTCATCCAGCCCGCCTTCATAACAAATCCCGATACTATGCCTGTTAAATCCACGCACATGGGCACCGATTTCGGAGACGGGACGACAATGATGAAGAACTCCGTCCCGGGTGATATAAAAATGATAGCCAATATCACGAAAACCCCGTTGCAAATGACATTCTCGAAGCCGTTCTACAGGGAAGGAAACATTGCAGCGCGTAGCGCTGCAATGAATCACCAACAACTTAATCTCTCTCGGGAGATACTCATCTTTAGAACTTTCCATGCGGATGTATTACAGATGAGCCGTACAGGACGTTACCCCGATAGCAGAAATGATAGACGTTGCAATTGTCACAATGAACTGAAGAATATTCTTCCAAACTTGCTTTTTCATACAATTTTAATCTTTAATAGTAAATAATGATTGATTAAACAGTCGGGTCCGGAGCTTCATCGCCATCGTCACCTGAACCACCGCCGGGCTGATCGCCCTTACCATCGTCCGGCAACGGTTCGTCTCCCGAATCGGGCTTACCGTCACTCTTATACAGTGCAAAGTCCAGTGTTTTACACAACTTGCGGAGATCACTTCCCGGATAGAAAAGCACTTTACCTTTCTCGATACACGATGCCTTGAATTCCTTCTCCGTTGCGGTAGCCGTTGCCGTCTTAAGACTCATGCGGAAATTCCCCAGATCGCCCATCTGAACGATATTCCCTTCATCCAGTACATTGACGATTTCGAGCAGAAACTCTCCGATACAACCTTCCAACTCGCCTTTTGAATAAGACGAACGTTCGGTAATACGTTTGCAGACCTCCTTGACGGTCACTTTCCGTCCGCTACGTGCCACTGCATAATACTTGGGAGCTTCACTAGGTTTCAACAGGTTCTTGCGAGCCATAACAACATAATTCTGTGCCATAATTTTTAATACTTAATACTTATTACTTAATACTTATTACCTGTAACCGATTACACAACAAAGATACTACATGGGCAAGTGCCCGTGATGTGCAGTGACGCACACAGACGCACTGATAAAAGGAAAAAACATTGAGAAGATTGTATTGAATCTTCCCAATGTTTGCATCCGATCATTGAGAAGGTTTTTTCAAACTTCCCAATGTTTTCAGAGAGTCTTCAAAAGGACAAAAGGACAAAAATGACAGATAGGACTATTTTATGAGATCTTCTGATACTTTCCATGAGATATCTTATTGATTTTGACGCCAATGAACGATTTTATCAGCCTGCTGATCTTGCGGTGGCTGAAATCGTATTTTACGCCGATCTGCATTGCATCTTCGGTAGTGAATGTTTCTGGCAACTCGCCGATGAACTTCCGTGTACTGTTCGGATCTTTCAACGGATGGAGCTGGGAAGACGGCATGGAAGACAATAATAGCCTGCTATGCTCATAACAGCAGAGAACGATCTGGAGAGAACGCTCGAAATCTACATCCTCACAATAGATATCCGGTGCGCCATCATTCGCCTCGAACTGGCGGATGCGTGCCTGGATCATGCTGATGCGCATCACAAGACAGGCATACCGTTTGACAACGGCCTGAAGGTCATCGTTACCTTCCAGAACCACTTCGGCAAGCAGCTTAGAAAACGTATGATTCAGATAATCCCATTGAGAACGGCTGAAGTGAAACAATACAGGATGATTCTTGCAGAAATGATAAAGCTCGAAGACACGATGTGCCAGCGGTTTGAAAGACTCTTCGAGCGAGATACTGTCATCTCCCATGGGCTTCCACTTCGGAATGCTGCGGAAAGTGTAGAGCATGATACGGCTCGGAAGTCCTTTTTCCGAAGTCTCTATCAGTGAAGCCATCTGACTCGGGGTGCCGGTGAGGAACATGGCAAGCATGGGAAAACGGATATAAATGGGGGTTAAGCCATTGATCTTGAAAGCGGAATCGATATTTTCATGCTCGAATGCCTTGCGGAGCATATCGTCAAAGTTACCGCAATCCAGATGATTGGCTGTAGCCAGCGTCTGCGCCTCGGTATCGAATATGATGCTTCCTTGCGGACCGTTGTCCCGCATTTGGATCTGCATACGGCTGTAGCTGGTAGTGGCAGGGAGAAAAAGCATTTTGTAAGCTGGTTTTTCCGGTTCTTCGGGACACTCTTCATGTGCCTTTTTCTTATAAGTACAGTCCAGCTTCCATTGGGTGTACTTATGGTTATAAATTTTCTGCTGAAGTTCGCTATTGGAAAGTATCCAGTCGTGGACCTCTTCCAGCAGATAACGTCCTGTTTGCGCAATGCTCTTGTTGCTCCCGGCGGGGGCAATGCCGAAACTGTAGAAATGGGGAGAATACTTTTTGTGATTATAGATGCCGAATGTGCCGGGCAGTACGGAACTCAATGCGGTGAGGTTGGAGAGAAAGGAAAGATCCTGTTCACGATCACCTTCCTCTTCGAGGATACATTCGTTCAGCAGATCGGGCAGATATTTGTACACGCTTTTGGGAAAACAGGGCGTTTCTTTTCTGAATTCTTCGCCTTGCCAATACGCTTCATCTGCTTCATAGACGTTTTCGGATGGGCTATATGTCACTTTTGTCATTTTGTCCTTATGAAGAGAAGAGCAAAGCGGAGAGGCGGAGACGGATGGAGTAGAGGTAACTTTTTGGTAACCAGATTGTAGGATGCTCCTGATTTCCTGTGCGGGAAAGTCGGAGTGCTCAAAATAAACCGTAATCCCGCGTAATATGCTTTCTTGCGAATATCTTCTCCGGCAAGCTTCGCAGGCGAGTTTAAACAGATTGGTGTGTCGTTGCCCGGCGGTCAATGGATTTAAGAAAATGTAGGACGAAAGGAACAAGCTGACTTCCTCTTCCGAGAAGTTCTCGGAGGTTTCGTTTGCTTTTGCAGGTAGCGGAGGAGAGGGGAGGTTTTCTGCTGTCGGCTGGAACGGTTGTGTTTCCACAGCTGCTTCCAGAACGAATGACTGATAGAGACTGGCTACGTATCCGTCCGGTGAATAGGTGAAATAGCACAGGCGGCTTTCGTCTTTACAGGCGGGATCGCTGGTGAGCCCGGTCAGCTGGTCGTAGTAACGGCTGACCAGTAACTGCCCTTCCCGGTGACGGCCTTCGATGCCTTCCACATAGGCGAAGATTTTCACGCCGTCCGTAGGGCTTTCCAGAGCAGCTACGGTATGAGGGTCGGCAGCGCAAAGACGGATGATCTCCAGCCGATTGGGAACGTGGTCGTAGTCGAGTCCGATAATGTGACTGGGCAACTGGAAATTTCGGATGGCATGCGCTCCGTCGAAGGTGCCGGCAGGAGTGAAGCAGGGGAGCTGGCTTTTTAGTTTTTGGGCGGCTTCATGGTCGCCTTCCTGATGATACCGCCGGATGGATTGGATGATGGAAGCATAAACCGGATGAATACACATAAAGATGACTTCGAGGAAAGACATGATTTTAGGCTTTTTGGAATACACATTTTCGTAAACGGAAACTTTAATTTCTTCGAGTACTTGCATTTGATTTTGATGTTTTATGATTGTATATCCCACTATCGGGATAGCGGGTGCAAAGGTAAAGGAGGGGGAATTAGAACTTGTTTCATAGGTTGAAACAGATTGAATAACCAAATATATATCTATTTTTTATTAAATTTTAAACAAAGAGTAAACATGACAAAAGAAAATCATGGACCTTATGAATTTTTGGGAAGTATGGTAGTGAACCTGATGAATATCGACAAATCGATTTCGTATTCTTTTCTGGAAGATGAGTTGCATATCTCCGGAAGGGATGTGAGTGCCATGCGGCAGGGGAAGGATTTACACGTTTATCAGTACGTGCGTGTCGTCAGCTGTATCATGGATGAGATACATCTGGAAATTCTGTTGAATGCACTGCTGAAGGAATTGAAGAATGTATTTGCAGCCCATTGTGATTTAGTGATCGGTACGATTCCACATCGGCTTTACGGAAACGGACAGCCGGCAGAATGGGTGGTAGTGATGAGATGGGACGGGGTAGGGGTCTGATCCTTCTTGTCATACCCGGATTGCTATCTTAGTCTTCTAAAGTACGTCCGCATTTTTTTCATGATCTTGATACCCAAAACTACTCCGTCAAAGATGGCCATGCCGGTATTGAACGAACGCATGAGCGAATCCGCTTTGTTGGCAGCGGGTGCAAGAGGCGAGAATATTTCGCGGGTGGTGGCCGTCATAGCTCTTTTTTGAGCCTGAATTTCATTCAAGAGCTTCTTTTTGCGTTGGGTGATCTCTTCTAATGTAATTTTGGCAGGTGTTTGCGCACTCATAACTTCATTTATTTTGAATCGGTTAAAAACAAGTTAGCGAGGAAGTTTACCATCGGGGAGATGATAAGCTGTTTGCGGAAAATAATGACTAAAGCCATAATCAGTATATTGATGCCGGCAATGATAGCGAAGCTTGCCATAAGTCCGCCTACCAGAGGTTCCAATACATAAGCCAAGGCAAATAACAGATAAAACAGGGCTACCATGCCAAGGATGATAAGTATTACAATCATGATTAACGTTGAAAGAAGTATGGTCAGCTTCTCCGTCAACTCTAACTTGGTGTATTCTTTTTGAAGTTCCAGATACTTTTTGAACTCAAAAAACAACTGTTGAAAGTTCTCAATACTTTTATCGTCTGCAAACATGGTCGCTCTGTTTTAGTCCTTTACTTACTTATTCTCCTATTTCTCCTTTAATTTCAGCTGCGATTTCGTCAACGAGATTTTCCATTTCGTTGCGGTTCAGCTTGATTCCTTTTTTACGAAGAATTTCTGCGATCTTATTACGGGTATCTTCTCCCTTTTCAGGAGCAAACAAAATACCAAGGGCTGCACCTACGGCTGCACCACCCAGAAAAGCTGCTAATACATTTAATCCTTTCATAATTTATACTGTTTAAAATGATTATGATACAACAAATATAACATTTTTCTCCAAAGGTTGTTCGCAAAAACAGAAAAAAAGTACTTCCTTTTTATCATTCTTGATTTCTTTTATGGTTTAATCTTATTTAACTAGACTTTTGGACTAACAAATGAGACTTAAGGCGTACTTTTGTCATTCAATATTGTAATTCAAAACATAATGAAAGCGAAGATTGTTTTTATAACCGGAGCGAGCAGCGGAATCGGCGAAGGATGCGCCCGTAAATTTGCTAAGGAAGGATGGAACCTGATTTTGAATGCCCGTACAGTGTCGAAGCTGGAAGAACTGAAGGCTGAACTGGAAAAAGAGTATGGAATACAGGTCTATGTGTTGCCTTTTGATGTTCGCGACCGGAAACAGGCTGCCGCCGCACTAGAAGCGTTGCCGGAAGAATGGAAATCGATTGATGTATTGATTAACAATGCCGGACTGGTGATCGGAGTGGACAAAGAGTTCGAAGGTAGTCTGGACGAGTGGGATATCATGATCGATACGAATATAAGAGGTTTGCTCGCCATGACACGTCTGGTAGTTCCGGGCATGGTGGAACGGGGATGCGGACACATTATTAATATAGGTTCTATCGCCGGAGATGCCGCCTATCCCGGAGGCAGTGTTTACTGCGCCACCAAAGCTGCTGTGAAGGCACTTTCGGACGGACTTCGGATAGACTTGGTGGATACGCCGCTGCGGGTGACGAATATCAAACCGGGCATGGTGGAAACAAACTTTACAGTGGTCCGTTACCGTGGTGACAAGCAGGCGGCTGATAATTTTTACAAGGGAATCCGCCCGCTGACCGGAGACGATATTGCCGAAACGGTATATTATGCTGCCTCGGCTCCTGCGCATATTCAGATTGCAGAGGTGCTTTTGATGCCGACTTATCAGGCAACGGGCACTATTTCTTATAAGAAGAAGGCAGAATAGACGTTTTTTCGCTCATTTTCTTTGCCGGATGATAAAATTTCTATTATTTTGTTGCCCGAAAACTAAATGTGAACGAACAAGATTATTGAATTATTAATTAAATACAGAATATTGGATATGAAAAAATTGGTCGTATTAGGAATGGGAGTATGCATGGTGCTTGCGTTTGCATCTTGTAAATCCAGTGAAAGCGCCTATAAAAAAGCTTACGAAAAAGCAAAACAGCAAGAATTGGCAGAACCGCAGGTGGAAGCTCCGGTAGAAGTGACTCCGGTTGTTGCAGCTCCTGTGACAACACCTAAGGCTACAGATACAACCGGCGTTCGTCAGGAAAAGGTGACAGTCGTTTCCGGTACCGACGGATTGAAGGATTACAGCGTAGTAGTAGGCAGCTTCGGTGTGAAAGCGAATGCTGAAGGCTTGAAAGACTGGTTGGACGGACAAGGTTACAACGCAACAATCGCATTCAATGCGGAAAAAGCAATGTACCGTGTGATTGTAAGCTCATTCGCTGACAAAGCGGCTGCTGTCGATGCACGTGACGCATTCAAGGCTAAATACCCGAGTCGTACAGACTTCCAGGGAGCTTGGTTGCTGTATCGTATTTATTGATTTCTTTTTGGTAATATATATCGGGATGGATAACCTGTTTTCCCGAAATAAGAAGGCGGTAACTGGGAAGTTACTGCTTTTTTGTTACACATTGTAAATTCGTTTTTTAGAAATTTTTATCATTCTACTAAAAGAAGTTATAAATAGCAGGTGGGAAACTTTTTTCGTAAATAAAGTTTTTACTTTTGTCATTATGAAACAGAAATATGTAATGGCTGCTATCGATGCAGCGTTGAAAGCGGGTGAAAAAATCCTTTCTATCTATGAAGATCCGAAGTCGGATTTTGAAATAGAGAGGAAGGCGGATAACTCTCCCTTAACGATAGCAGACAGGAAAGCCCACGAGGCGATTGTGGCCATTTTGAATGAAACTCCTTTTCCGGTTCTTAGTGAAGAAGGAAAGCATATGGACTATGCAGTGCGGCGAGGCTGGGATACTTTATGGATTGTAGACCCGCTGGACGGAACGAAGGAGTTCATCAAGCGTAACGGAGAATTTACGGTAAATATAGCTTTGGTGCAGAACGCTGTACCTGTAATGGGTGTTATTTACGTGCCTGTAAAAAAAGAACTTTATTTTGCAGTGGAGGGGACAGGTGCCTATAAGTGTTCCGGCATTGTCGGTCTGGAAGACGAGGGAGTGACCTTACAGCAGATGATTGAGAAATCGGAACGGATGCCATTGGCGGATGCGCGCGACCATTTTATTGCTGTCGCTTCCCGTTCACACCTGACGCCTGAAACTGAAACATATATTGCAGACTTAAAAAAGAAACACGGCAATGTGGAACTGATATCAAGCGGAAGTTCCATTAAAATCTGTCTGGTTGCCGAAGGAAAGGCGGATGTCTATCCGCGTTTTGCTCCGACGATGGAATGGGATACGGCTGCCGGACATGCGATAGCCCGTGCCGCAGGGATGGAAGTATATCAGGCAGGGAAGGAGGAACCTTTGCGATATAACAAAGAGGATCTGCTGAATCCGTGGTTTATCGTTGAAGCAAAAAGAGAACGCTAATTAATGTTTATATGACATTTGAAATTGTATTTGTACTATTATCCTTATTAGGAATGATGGCTGCCCTGATCGCGGATAAGATGCGGCCGGGCATGGTGCTCTTTTCGGTAGTGGTTTTATTTCTGTGCGTCGGCATTCTGACTCCGAAGGAAATGCTCGAAGGTTTCAGTAATAAAGGAAT
This sequence is a window from Bacteroides thetaiotaomicron VPI-5482. Protein-coding genes within it:
- a CDS encoding DUF4248 domain-containing protein; translation: MNQPDFVVKCYNKQDLAQMYFPDITVRASVNKLRRWMRRCQPLMDEILSTDFHPKTKAFSVREVRLITYYLGKPGDL
- a CDS encoding N-acetylmuramoyl-L-alanine amidase, whose amino-acid sequence is MESSKDEYLPREIKLLVIHCSATRCNVSFPVERLRECHLQRGFRDIGYHFYITRDGVLHHCRPVSEIGAHVRGFNRHSIGICYEGGLDENGRPADTRTTAQRFALLDLLTILKHQYPEAQIAGHYQLSATIHKACPCYDPRKEYSGL
- a CDS encoding smalltalk protein, whose product is MKKQVWKNILQFIVTIATSIISAIGVTSCTAHL
- a CDS encoding HU family DNA-binding protein produces the protein MAQNYVVMARKNLLKPSEAPKYYAVARSGRKVTVKEVCKRITERSSYSKGELEGCIGEFLLEIVNVLDEGNIVQMGDLGNFRMSLKTATATATEKEFKASCIEKGKVLFYPGSDLRKLCKTLDFALYKSDGKPDSGDEPLPDDGKGDQPGGGSGDDGDEAPDPTV
- a CDS encoding DUF3987 domain-containing protein, which produces MQVLEEIKVSVYENVYSKKPKIMSFLEVIFMCIHPVYASIIQSIRRYHQEGDHEAAQKLKSQLPCFTPAGTFDGAHAIRNFQLPSHIIGLDYDHVPNRLEIIRLCAADPHTVAALESPTDGVKIFAYVEGIEGRHREGQLLVSRYYDQLTGLTSDPACKDESRLCYFTYSPDGYVASLYQSFVLEAAVETQPFQPTAENLPSPPLPAKANETSENFSEEEVSLFLSSYIFLNPLTAGQRHTNLFKLACEACRRRYSQESILRGITVYFEHSDFPAQEIRSILQSGYQKVTSTPSVSASPLCSSLHKDKMTKVTYSPSENVYEADEAYWQGEEFRKETPCFPKSVYKYLPDLLNECILEEEGDREQDLSFLSNLTALSSVLPGTFGIYNHKKYSPHFYSFGIAPAGSNKSIAQTGRYLLEEVHDWILSNSELQQKIYNHKYTQWKLDCTYKKKAHEECPEEPEKPAYKMLFLPATTSYSRMQIQMRDNGPQGSIIFDTEAQTLATANHLDCGNFDDMLRKAFEHENIDSAFKINGLTPIYIRFPMLAMFLTGTPSQMASLIETSEKGLPSRIMLYTFRSIPKWKPMGDDSISLEESFKPLAHRVFELYHFCKNHPVLFHFSRSQWDYLNHTFSKLLAEVVLEGNDDLQAVVKRYACLVMRISMIQARIRQFEANDGAPDIYCEDVDFERSLQIVLCCYEHSRLLLSSMPSSQLHPLKDPNSTRKFIGELPETFTTEDAMQIGVKYDFSHRKISRLIKSFIGVKINKISHGKYQKIS
- a CDS encoding phage holin family protein; the encoded protein is MFADDKSIENFQQLFFEFKKYLELQKEYTKLELTEKLTILLSTLIMIVILIILGMVALFYLLFALAYVLEPLVGGLMASFAIIAGINILIMALVIIFRKQLIISPMVNFLANLFLTDSK
- a CDS encoding YtxH domain-containing protein, producing the protein MKGLNVLAAFLGGAAVGAALGILFAPEKGEDTRNKIAEILRKKGIKLNRNEMENLVDEIAAEIKGEIGE
- a CDS encoding SDR family NAD(P)-dependent oxidoreductase — encoded protein: MKAKIVFITGASSGIGEGCARKFAKEGWNLILNARTVSKLEELKAELEKEYGIQVYVLPFDVRDRKQAAAALEALPEEWKSIDVLINNAGLVIGVDKEFEGSLDEWDIMIDTNIRGLLAMTRLVVPGMVERGCGHIINIGSIAGDAAYPGGSVYCATKAAVKALSDGLRIDLVDTPLRVTNIKPGMVETNFTVVRYRGDKQAADNFYKGIRPLTGDDIAETVYYAASAPAHIQIAEVLLMPTYQATGTISYKKKAE
- a CDS encoding SPOR domain-containing protein, with protein sequence MKKLVVLGMGVCMVLAFASCKSSESAYKKAYEKAKQQELAEPQVEAPVEVTPVVAAPVTTPKATDTTGVRQEKVTVVSGTDGLKDYSVVVGSFGVKANAEGLKDWLDGQGYNATIAFNAEKAMYRVIVSSFADKAAAVDARDAFKAKYPSRTDFQGAWLLYRIY
- the cysQ gene encoding 3'(2'),5'-bisphosphate nucleotidase CysQ; protein product: MKQKYVMAAIDAALKAGEKILSIYEDPKSDFEIERKADNSPLTIADRKAHEAIVAILNETPFPVLSEEGKHMDYAVRRGWDTLWIVDPLDGTKEFIKRNGEFTVNIALVQNAVPVMGVIYVPVKKELYFAVEGTGAYKCSGIVGLEDEGVTLQQMIEKSERMPLADARDHFIAVASRSHLTPETETYIADLKKKHGNVELISSGSSIKICLVAEGKADVYPRFAPTMEWDTAAGHAIARAAGMEVYQAGKEEPLRYNKEDLLNPWFIVEAKRER